The Platichthys flesus chromosome 8, fPlaFle2.1, whole genome shotgun sequence genome has a window encoding:
- the cysltr1 gene encoding cysteinyl leukotriene receptor 1 yields MTNISNCSSIDDFRNQVYSISYSIITLLSLTGNGLALVVLIKTNRQNSPFHVYMINLVVADLLCVMTLPLRIIYFVRGGIWSMGNFLCTFSSYALYVNLYCSIYFMVAMSITRFLAVVYPVKNLQLMTVSRARLVCAGIWLFICLLSSPFLMRGQYIDTTTNTTKCFDAPNGEVGDTLKVLSYLSLVIGFVLPSLVILLCYAGIIHTLVSRSRLSRTLSAQRQQRAMGTKAIRMIVIVLLTFTISYMPYHVLRTVFLSRVHDSCQERIKMQKSVVVTLCLAAANTCFDPLLYYFSGEGCRSRFFSCATQSQTQNLRETTRRSVNSQQTGSRQASMSGYVKGKSSG; encoded by the exons ATGACAAATATTAG CAACTGCTCGTCCATAGATGACTTCCGCAACCAGGTTTACTCCATATCCTACAGCATCATCACTTTGCTGAGCCTCACTGGGAACGGCTTAGCCCTGGTGGTGCTGATCAAGACGAACCGCCAGAATTCCCCCTTCCACGTCTACATGATTAACCTAGTTGTGGCtgatctgctgtgtgtgatgACGCTGCCACTGCGAATTATCTACTTTGTCAGAGGGGGCATCTGGAGCATGGGGAATTTCCTCTGTACCTTCAGCTCCTATGCTCTCTATGTAAACCTCTACTGCAGCATCTACTTCATGGTCGCCATGTCGATCACGCGTTTCCTGGCCGTTGTCTATCCCGTGAAGAACCTGCAGCTGATGACAGTGAGCCGTGCTCGCCTGGTGTGTGCTGGCATCTGGTTGTTTATCTGTCTTTTATCGTCTCCCTTCCTCATGAGGGGTCAATATATAGACACTaccacaaatacaaccaagTGCTTCGATGCTCCGAACGGTGAAGTCGGTGATACACTCAAAGTGCTGAGCTATTTGTCTCTGGTGATAGGCTTTGTCCTGCCATCACTGGTGATACTGCTTTGCTATGCCGGCATTATCCACACCCTAGTGTCTCGCTCCCGACTGTCTCGCACCCTTTCTGCTCAACGACAGCAGCGGGCCATGGGCACAAAAGCCATTCGAATGATTGTCATCGTCTTGTTGACATTCACAATCAGCTACATGCCTTACCACGTGCTGCGAACCGTCTTCCTGTCCCGGGTTCACGACAGCTGCCAGGAGAGGATCAAAATGCAGAAGTCTGTCGTGGTGACACTCTGCCTGGCCGCTGCCAACACATGCTTCGACCCACTGCTGTATTATTTCTCTGGAGAGGGTTGTCGCAGCCGCTTTTTCTCCTGTGCTACTCAGTCGCAGACCCAGAATCTGAGAGAAACCACCCGAAGGTCAGTTAACTCCCAACAGACAGGAAGTCGTCAGGCATCAATGTCGGGATATGTTAAAGGAAAGAGTTCAGGATGA